In Aspergillus nidulans FGSC A4 chromosome II, a single window of DNA contains:
- a CDS encoding J domain-containing protein (transcript_id=CADANIAT00004456), which yields MTVLPDFDPYEALGVSKDATLAEIKSSHRKLVLKCHPDKIKDESLRSEAQTQFQKVQQAYECLSDETTRAKYDNKVKLAELKREMAARGASYTRPNTREYRDGRIYEERVPADARSSSENFFEEEGRYTESPRPTSRKHAEYGARPRSRATTDEKRRSSKAAPSSSAAHAAKKEARDSRKASRADRDKVRTKERKRESHDKYIHIIDVDSDDSSASSEVYFIPVKKPSDKRYRDAKTRPTESVPRSSKARYRDEDDYDSDDYKHDKVDVLSSRATDYIRRSKETIPEPDRRHRSSRSPHGYESGEHSGRSRRSTRPPTSHHSSYEHLDHAPRTVPSMPTASTFPGPQTSHHSRSSGHVRSDSRTRRTEHVYLAEIRTSKLRGERSDSGYASSSPTPEIPEISPKASRYKTGPEPVLIEPRSQGPPPPPLLRHSRTYSPPRQDRPNIVRSTTYTYPVDSSQSSRRPLYRELDPVDARIKERELRRARDVQYIPSAHAARSSDYTRPVGSGRRTSAYA from the coding sequence ATGACAGTATTACCTGATTTCGACCCCTACGAAGCGTTGGGGGTATCCAAAGATGCGACCCTGGCTGAGATCAAATCTTCACATCGAAAACTCGTATTGAAATGTCACCccgacaagatcaaggacgAGTCGTTGCGCAGTGAGGCCCAGACCCAATTCCAGAAAGTACAGCAGGCGTACGAGTGCCTGTCCGATGAGACAACCAGGGCCAAGTATGATAACAAGGTGAAATTGGCCGAACTGAAGCGCGAGATGGCGGCGCGCGGCGCTTCATATACTCGTCCAAATACGCGCGAGTACCGCGATGGACGGATCTACGAAGAACGAGTCCCCGCCGATGCTCGATCGTCTTCCGAGAATTtctttgaagaagagggtcGCTATACCGAGTCACCACGACCTACGTCACGAAAACACGCTGAGTATGGTGCGCGCCCACGTTCGAGGGCCACCACCgatgagaagaggaggtCGTCCAAGGCTGCGCCATCGTCTAGTGCTGCGCATGCCGCCAAAAAGGAGGCTCGCGATTCCAGAAAAGCCTCCCGAGCGGATCGGGACAAGGTCCGAACCAAGGAACGGAAACGGGAGAGCCACGATAAGTACATCCATATTATTGATGTCGATTCCGACGACTCTTCAGCCAGCTCGGAGGTGTATTTCATACCTGTAAAGAAGCCCTCCGACAAGCGATATCGAGATGCGAAAACCAGACCGACCGAATCAGTTCCTCGATCTTCCAAGGCTCGTTACCGTGATGAGGACGACTACGACTCTGATGATTACAAGCACGATAAGGTTGATGTGCTGTCTTCCCGTGCGACTGATTATATTCGCCGTTCAAAGGAAACCATTCCCGAACCTGATCGACGCCACCGCTCGTCTCGCTCTCCTCATGGTTACGAGTCTGGAGAACATTCAGGTCGATCAAGACGATCTACCAGACCTCCTACGTCTCACCACAGTTCTTATGAGCATCTTGACCATGCTCCACGAACTGTTCCCTCAATGCCCACCGCCTCAACGTTCCCCGGCCCGCAAACATCGCATCACTCCCGGTCTTCGGGCCATGTACGTTCTGATTCCCGTACTCGCCGGACGGAGCACGTCTACCTCGCTGAGATAAGAACGTCAAAACTGCGAGGTGAGAGGTCCGACTCGGGCTACGCGAGCTCAAGCCCAACTCCAGAGATCCCTGAGATTTCGCCGAAAGCCTCGCGCTATAAGACTGGGCCTGAACCAGTTCTCATAGAGCCCAGGTCACAGggaccaccaccaccgccgctttTGAGACACTCAAGAACATACTCGCCGCCTCGTCAAGATCGGCCGAATATTGTGAGGAGCACTACCTACACTTACCCTGTCGACTCGTCGCAGTCCTCTCGCCGACCGCTCTACCGGGAACTCGATCCGGTAGATGCACGCATCAAAGAGAGAGAGTTAAGGCGAGCAAGAGATGTTCAGTACATCCCTTCTGCGCATGCTGCACGCTCCTCCGACTATACCCGGCCCGTTGGCTCTGGACGACGGACATCTGCTTATGCCTAG